A single genomic interval of Synechococcales cyanobacterium CNB harbors:
- the xerC gene encoding tyrosine recombinase XerC yields the protein MFTLAIVEAFSSYLTDERHFSPYTARCYGADLRQFVEYLTEESGVRPNEIAEKAAYERRAAGGEAKAVAGTIAPATLTETICTADADLIRGFLSHLGEQDYSAATMARKIATLRSFYKWADRRGLASGNPMTLIRTPRQGKRLPKAITVDQVERLLAAPDENDVLGRRDRAMLETLYSTGIRVSELVGLTIGDLDMTGEALRVQGKGKKERIVPLGSHALDAVRRYLDMAKNDPRFASAWATGRNSPLFLNKHGKRLSSRSVRRKLDKYLRGVGLDPSISPHTLRHSFATHLLDNGADLRSVQELLGHQSLSTTQVYTHLTTQRLRDAYDQAHPRAEAG from the coding sequence ATGTTCACGCTGGCGATTGTTGAAGCGTTTTCGTCCTACCTGACGGACGAACGGCATTTCAGCCCGTACACGGCACGGTGCTACGGCGCAGACCTGCGGCAGTTCGTGGAGTACCTGACGGAAGAGTCCGGCGTCAGGCCGAACGAGATCGCGGAGAAGGCTGCCTACGAGCGGCGTGCCGCCGGTGGCGAAGCGAAGGCGGTCGCCGGCACGATCGCGCCCGCGACGCTGACGGAAACGATCTGTACCGCGGACGCGGACCTGATCCGAGGATTCCTCTCGCACCTGGGCGAGCAGGATTACTCCGCGGCGACGATGGCTAGGAAGATCGCCACCCTGCGATCGTTCTACAAGTGGGCTGATCGGCGAGGTCTGGCCTCGGGGAACCCGATGACGCTGATCCGCACGCCGCGACAGGGCAAGCGGCTTCCGAAGGCGATCACGGTGGATCAGGTGGAGCGGTTGCTCGCAGCCCCGGACGAGAACGACGTGCTGGGGAGGCGCGACCGGGCGATGCTGGAGACGCTGTACTCGACCGGCATCCGTGTGAGCGAACTGGTCGGCCTGACGATCGGTGATCTGGACATGACCGGCGAGGCCCTTCGCGTGCAGGGCAAGGGCAAGAAGGAGCGGATCGTGCCGCTGGGTTCGCACGCGCTGGACGCCGTGCGGCGTTATCTCGACATGGCGAAGAACGACCCGCGGTTCGCATCGGCATGGGCGACCGGTCGCAACAGCCCGCTCTTCCTGAACAAGCACGGGAAGCGGCTGAGCAGCCGGTCGGTACGCCGGAAACTGGACAAGTACCTGCGGGGCGTGGGGCTCGACCCGTCCATCAGCCCGCACACGCTGCGGCACAGTTTCGCGACCCACCTGCTGGACAACGGGGCGGACCTGCGGAGCGTCCAGGAACTGCTCGGGCACCAATCGCTGAGCACCACGCAGGTCTACACGCACCTGACGACGCAGCGGCTGCGCGATGCCTACGACCAGGCGCACCCGAGGGCGGAGGCGGGCTAA
- a CDS encoding alpha/beta hydrolase has protein sequence MYTTPSCGRSCFTTRRTRPPRERGGCRGVRVVAPRFRQFGASSRMYVQLWARTGFASRHIRGALRGDRNMHGDLARRSASERAMSAHGRRSTTLMHAFLAGSFALAGCGSCVKQDLPQVGTYRVGVMATVREDHSRQEQAVWLPGDRDGAGRVARPLVWLVWYPAVASAREEPSRAHEMEVLSGSPSEAAFAKWFEAYSAGVFEQNSPQPAVETRDSDGTGVAIRRPSELGTVSAVPNAPPALPCDGFPIIVYHCGAASSFVENVPMFEDLASSGYIVVTSDFHASGREEFSIDGAEASTEDVDVLLSWVASLPYADVTRTAMIGHSLGAQVALRHAATSSNPMAAYILLETTQDPARVTTTWMWSFLEPVLARKESVRSPLLFVAEPHAGFELGDLLVNADRWYLTLRGMGHDDYTRVGLARTVLGGGEPARQARDGHEAVMVAIESFLNVHLRGGHAHDEFVAWMSASPGLDSPCLEHAPPGTGSPRYPINADRAPTPREARSLLDDGLDAFLSIISEHRSQWSGSAIYDGKYLYWQILGLLDQDRAADARRLWLGYRALAPDSDRLPRQFESLADVLEAHGAVDQGVRLRRYAAILLGVSDAPASGN, from the coding sequence ATGTACACCACCCCCAGTTGTGGGCGAAGCTGCTTCACAACGAGGAGGACTCGCCCTCCAAGGGAACGGGGCGGGTGTCGGGGCGTCAGGGTGGTTGCCCCTCGGTTCAGGCAGTTTGGCGCTTCGAGTAGGATGTACGTGCAACTCTGGGCACGAACGGGGTTCGCGTCGAGGCATATCAGGGGAGCACTTCGAGGCGATCGCAACATGCACGGTGACTTGGCGCGCCGATCCGCAAGTGAGAGGGCAATGTCGGCACATGGGCGGAGGTCGACCACGCTCATGCATGCGTTCTTGGCTGGAAGCTTCGCACTTGCGGGGTGTGGTTCTTGCGTGAAGCAAGACCTGCCGCAGGTCGGCACGTACCGCGTCGGCGTGATGGCAACAGTGAGAGAGGACCATTCTCGACAGGAGCAAGCAGTCTGGCTTCCCGGCGACAGAGACGGTGCGGGTCGGGTTGCCCGTCCGCTGGTTTGGCTGGTCTGGTATCCCGCGGTTGCATCCGCAAGGGAAGAGCCGTCGCGCGCGCACGAGATGGAGGTTCTATCCGGGAGTCCGAGCGAGGCTGCCTTCGCGAAGTGGTTCGAGGCCTACTCTGCCGGTGTTTTCGAGCAGAATTCGCCGCAGCCTGCGGTCGAAACTCGCGACTCTGATGGCACCGGGGTAGCGATCCGTCGCCCATCCGAGCTCGGCACGGTGAGCGCGGTTCCGAACGCACCGCCTGCTCTTCCTTGTGACGGGTTCCCGATCATCGTCTATCACTGCGGGGCGGCCTCGAGCTTCGTTGAAAACGTACCCATGTTCGAAGATCTCGCGTCGAGCGGGTATATCGTTGTAACAAGCGACTTCCATGCCTCGGGACGCGAGGAGTTCTCGATTGATGGCGCCGAGGCGTCGACCGAAGACGTAGACGTGCTGCTTTCGTGGGTAGCGAGTCTTCCGTACGCGGACGTGACTCGAACCGCCATGATCGGCCATAGCCTCGGAGCACAGGTGGCTTTGCGGCATGCGGCGACGTCCTCGAATCCGATGGCTGCCTACATCTTGCTTGAAACAACTCAAGACCCTGCTCGCGTGACGACCACGTGGATGTGGTCGTTCCTTGAGCCGGTGCTTGCTCGCAAGGAGTCGGTACGTTCGCCCCTGCTCTTCGTGGCCGAACCCCACGCAGGATTTGAACTTGGAGACTTGCTGGTGAACGCCGATCGTTGGTACCTCACGCTCCGCGGGATGGGTCACGACGATTACACCCGCGTGGGACTTGCCCGGACCGTTCTCGGCGGCGGTGAACCAGCGAGACAGGCACGCGACGGCCACGAGGCTGTCATGGTCGCCATCGAGTCATTCCTGAACGTCCACCTGCGTGGCGGGCATGCGCACGATGAGTTTGTCGCCTGGATGTCCGCATCGCCGGGCCTGGATTCTCCGTGTCTCGAACACGCGCCACCAGGCACAGGTTCTCCTCGGTATCCGATCAACGCGGATCGCGCCCCTACCCCTCGAGAGGCGCGAAGCCTGCTCGACGACGGTCTGGATGCATTCCTGTCGATCATCTCCGAACATCGCTCGCAGTGGAGCGGATCGGCGATCTACGACGGGAAGTACCTCTATTGGCAGATTCTGGGTTTATTGGATCAGGATCGTGCGGCGGATGCTCGTCGGCTGTGGTTGGGCTATCGGGCACTTGCGCCCGACTCCGACCGGCTGCCGCGACAGTTCGAGTCGCTGGCGGACGTCCTGGAGGCTCATGGAGCAGTTGATCAGGGGGTCAGGCTGCGCCGATATGCGGCAATCTTGCTCGGCGTCAGCGACGCCCCTGCGAGCGGTAATTGA
- a CDS encoding NADH-quinone oxidoreductase subunit C — protein sequence MPNLDHPTFALVKGHFPGKRFRATEFRGQSTLIVEPADLHEVMRLLRDHESARYDFLSDVLGVDYLNYPARMPGRFAVVYNLVSTLRDDRFFVKTFLDPSIPTDGIDEDPALWVDSVTDLWPGAEWREREVFDMYGIRFRNHPDLRRILTWKDYPAHPLRKDYPLRGRGERESYRVIDRSSA from the coding sequence ATGCCGAATCTCGATCACCCGACCTTCGCCCTCGTGAAAGGCCACTTCCCCGGCAAGCGCTTCCGTGCCACGGAGTTCCGCGGACAGTCCACGCTCATCGTCGAACCGGCGGACCTGCACGAGGTAATGCGACTCCTGCGCGACCACGAGTCCGCCCGGTACGACTTCCTCTCCGACGTTCTCGGGGTCGATTACCTGAACTACCCCGCGAGGATGCCCGGCCGGTTCGCGGTCGTCTACAACCTGGTCTCCACCTTGCGCGACGACCGCTTCTTTGTCAAGACCTTCCTCGACCCCTCGATCCCCACCGACGGCATCGATGAAGACCCCGCGCTCTGGGTCGATTCGGTGACGGACCTCTGGCCCGGCGCGGAATGGCGCGAGCGCGAAGTCTTCGATATGTACGGCATCCGCTTCCGCAACCACCCCGACCTGCGCCGCATCCTGACGTGGAAGGATTACCCCGCCCACCCGCTGCGCAAGGACTACCCGCTTCGCGGGCGTGGCGAGCGCGAGTCCTACCGCGTGATCGACCGTTCGAGCGCGTGA
- a CDS encoding phenylphosphate carboxylase subunit delta: protein MTDGSIVYDDRGGETKAFNVRDGFGVKLWVEAGGACAIVTRRGGEAVRRRAAELGIESVIEAAGDKGDAVREVCRRTGVAPDRAAYLADDWPDLAAMRLVAYPMAVADADPRVRERARFVTRAPGGRGAVREAVEHLLEARDALTPLFRRYDGTQT, encoded by the coding sequence ATGACGGACGGGTCCATCGTCTACGACGACCGCGGCGGCGAGACCAAGGCCTTCAACGTCCGCGACGGCTTCGGCGTGAAGCTGTGGGTCGAGGCGGGGGGGGCGTGCGCGATCGTCACCCGCCGCGGCGGCGAGGCCGTGCGCAGGCGCGCCGCGGAACTCGGCATCGAATCCGTCATCGAAGCCGCCGGCGACAAGGGGGATGCCGTGCGGGAGGTCTGCCGGCGAACGGGCGTCGCGCCGGACCGCGCGGCCTACCTCGCCGACGATTGGCCCGACCTCGCCGCCATGCGCCTCGTCGCCTATCCCATGGCGGTGGCGGACGCGGACCCGCGCGTGCGCGAGCGGGCACGGTTCGTGACGCGTGCGCCCGGCGGCCGCGGCGCGGTCCGCGAGGCCGTCGAGCACCTGCTCGAAGCACGCGACGCGCTCACGCCGCTCTTCCGGAGGTACGATGGCACCCAGACCTGA
- a CDS encoding KpsF/GutQ family sugar-phosphate isomerase has product MPRTRPAQPPTAPPTANPPAEAELDFARGVIRAEADALDTLADQLDSRFTLAVDLLARCPDAGGAVLVTGLGKSGLIGAKIAATLSSLGIPSHPVHPTEAAHGDLGRFRPADTVIALSRSGETDEVVNLAAVLRQDGIPIISITGGDGRDPDRPRSSLERLATVALTLGDGDEAGPVSAPTSSTAATLALGDALALAAARRRNFTDADFAKRHPGGALGGLLRPITELLRFRAGVNTPLIPHDRSVADALREASRAGRRPGAILLVDPASGRLSGIFTDGDLRRLILRDAAELARPISEVMTRSPRSLPHDALLRDAVRMVREHRQDEIPVVDGEGRPVGLLDVQDLVAMRLVRNDP; this is encoded by the coding sequence ATGCCGCGGACCCGACCGGCGCAGCCGCCCACCGCGCCCCCCACCGCCAACCCGCCCGCCGAGGCCGAACTCGACTTCGCCCGGGGCGTGATCCGCGCCGAGGCCGACGCCCTCGACACCCTCGCCGACCAGCTGGACTCGCGGTTCACGCTCGCGGTCGACCTGCTCGCCCGGTGCCCCGACGCGGGCGGCGCCGTCCTCGTCACCGGGCTGGGCAAGAGCGGGCTGATCGGGGCGAAGATCGCGGCGACGCTCTCCTCGCTCGGCATCCCCTCGCACCCCGTCCACCCCACCGAGGCCGCCCACGGCGACCTCGGCCGGTTCCGACCCGCCGACACCGTCATCGCCCTCAGCCGCTCCGGGGAGACGGACGAAGTCGTCAACCTCGCGGCGGTCCTGCGGCAGGACGGCATCCCGATCATCTCGATCACCGGCGGCGACGGACGCGACCCCGACCGGCCCCGGTCGAGCCTGGAACGGCTCGCCACGGTCGCGCTCACGCTCGGTGACGGCGACGAGGCAGGGCCGGTCTCCGCGCCGACCTCGTCCACGGCCGCGACGCTCGCGCTCGGCGACGCCCTCGCCCTCGCCGCCGCGCGCCGGCGCAACTTCACCGACGCCGACTTCGCCAAGCGCCACCCCGGCGGGGCGCTGGGCGGCCTGCTCCGTCCCATCACCGAACTGCTCCGGTTCCGCGCGGGCGTGAACACGCCGCTCATCCCCCACGACCGCTCCGTCGCCGACGCCCTGCGCGAAGCCTCGCGGGCGGGCCGACGACCGGGCGCGATCTTGCTGGTGGACCCGGCGAGCGGCAGGCTCTCGGGCATCTTCACCGACGGCGACCTGCGGCGGCTCATCCTGCGCGACGCGGCCGAACTCGCACGCCCCATCAGCGAGGTGATGACGCGCTCGCCGCGCTCGCTGCCGCACGACGCCCTGCTGCGCGACGCGGTCCGCATGGTGCGCGAGCACCGCCAGGACGAGATCCCGGTCGTGGACGGCGAGGGCCGCCCCGTCGGGCTGCTCGACGTGCAGGACCTCGTCGCCATGCGCCTCGTCAGGAACGACCCGTGA
- a CDS encoding pyridoxal phosphate-dependent aminotransferase, which produces MRLSSRVEGLKPSVTVAFGNKAKALKRSGVDVLDFTLGEPDFDTPQPIKQAAIDALLAGQTKYMPTLGDPATRQAIADKFTRDNGIPGLTGDHVAISSGGKHSLYVAMQCLLDPPPPGQAPLEVIIPVPGWVSYAPIAELAGARVVELPTLPANDFKITPAQLRDAITPRSRLLILNSPSNPCGTMYTESELRALAAVIADAARSTAPDLVVISDEIYEKIVYGGIAHFSIGSVPEVADRVLTVNGMSKAFAMTGWRVGYAAMPGEFGKRLIGAMATLQGQMTTNITSFVYPAIRAALAECAADAGRMRDAFARRADLITRLLAGVPGVRTVRPTGAFYVFPDVSSHFGRTSPGGRRIDSSLALCEALLDEARVAIVPGEDFGGCAKNHVRITFACSESQVERGVAALGGFLSRLA; this is translated from the coding sequence ATGCGGCTTTCCAGCCGGGTCGAGGGCCTGAAGCCCTCCGTCACCGTCGCCTTCGGCAACAAGGCCAAGGCCCTCAAGCGTTCCGGCGTGGATGTCCTCGACTTCACGCTCGGCGAGCCGGACTTCGACACCCCGCAGCCCATCAAGCAGGCGGCGATCGACGCCCTGCTCGCGGGCCAGACCAAGTACATGCCCACGCTCGGCGACCCGGCCACGCGCCAGGCCATCGCGGACAAGTTCACGCGCGACAACGGCATCCCCGGCCTGACCGGCGACCACGTCGCGATCTCCTCCGGCGGCAAGCACTCGCTCTACGTCGCCATGCAGTGCCTGCTGGACCCGCCGCCGCCGGGGCAGGCGCCGCTCGAGGTCATCATCCCCGTCCCCGGCTGGGTGAGTTACGCGCCGATCGCGGAACTCGCGGGGGCGCGCGTCGTCGAGTTGCCCACGCTCCCGGCCAACGACTTCAAGATCACGCCGGCGCAGCTGCGCGACGCCATCACGCCTCGCTCGCGGCTCCTCATCCTCAACAGCCCGAGCAACCCCTGCGGCACGATGTACACCGAGTCGGAGCTGCGCGCGCTCGCCGCCGTCATCGCCGACGCCGCGCGCTCGACCGCGCCCGACCTCGTCGTCATCTCCGACGAGATCTACGAGAAGATCGTCTACGGCGGCATCGCGCACTTCTCGATCGGCTCGGTCCCCGAGGTCGCCGACCGCGTTCTCACGGTCAACGGCATGAGCAAGGCCTTCGCGATGACGGGCTGGCGCGTCGGCTACGCCGCGATGCCCGGCGAGTTCGGCAAGCGCCTCATCGGCGCGATGGCGACGCTCCAGGGCCAGATGACGACCAACATCACCTCCTTCGTCTACCCCGCGATCCGGGCCGCGCTGGCCGAGTGCGCCGCCGACGCCGGGCGCATGCGCGACGCCTTCGCGCGCCGGGCCGATCTCATCACGCGGCTGCTGGCGGGCGTGCCCGGCGTGCGGACCGTGCGCCCCACCGGCGCGTTCTATGTTTTCCCCGACGTTTCATCGCACTTCGGCCGCACGTCGCCGGGTGGCCGGCGCATCGACTCGTCGCTCGCGCTGTGCGAGGCGCTGCTGGACGAGGCCCGCGTCGCCATCGTCCCCGGCGAAGACTTCGGCGGCTGCGCGAAGAACCACGTCCGCATCACCTTCGCCTGCTCAGAGAGCCAGGTCGAGCGCGGCGTGGCGGCGCTGGGTGGGTTCCTCTCGCGCCTGGCGTGA
- the rpsO gene encoding 30S ribosomal protein S15 has product MATAAETRRQIVTDFARREGDTGSPEVQIALLTDRIKQVSEHLRSHRKDFHTRRGLIMMVGKRNRLLRYLARTDRDRYLDTIQRLGLRK; this is encoded by the coding sequence ATGGCGACCGCCGCCGAGACCCGCAGACAGATCGTGACGGACTTCGCCCGCCGGGAGGGCGACACCGGCTCGCCCGAAGTCCAGATCGCCCTGCTCACGGACCGCATCAAGCAGGTCTCGGAGCACCTGCGCTCGCACCGCAAGGACTTCCACACGCGGCGCGGCCTGATCATGATGGTCGGCAAGCGCAACCGCCTGCTCCGGTACCTCGCCAGGACCGACCGCGACCGCTACCTGGACACCATCCAGCGGCTCGGCCTGCGGAAGTGA
- the pnp gene encoding polyribonucleotide nucleotidyltransferase, which produces MGQYASKLGAVRVEREIGGRTLVLETGRIARQASSAVFATYGESTVLATVVRAPAREGLDFFPLTVDYREKLPAAGKFPGGFRKREGAPNEKEILTMRMIDRPIRPLFPDGFVDEIQVQVWVMSHDGENDTDVLAGTAASAALAISDAPFEGPTATVRVARIHTDDGPRFVVNPTVSQMDYSDLDLVLAGHKDGVNMIEVGAAEITEADMVEAIRFGQSQIAETLAAIEELAAKAGREKRVGDLSLPDPEVVAKVKAVAEAPLTAARRLPGKQERNDAVDALRARVLDEHFPLRTGGTYEEYAKSARARAQAVEAFRTLEKKITRRLIVESGVRADGRKFDEIRPIECEVGVFARTHGSALFQRGETQSLVSCTLGTARDEQIVDGLIPEYSKKFTLHYNFPPFSTGEAKRIMGPGRREIGHGALAERSLMAILPSPDVFPYTIRVVSDITESNGSSSMASVCGGCLALMDAGVPITATCAGISVGRFTDDSGGREVFVTDIIGEEDFFGDMDFKVSGTRGGITGIQLDLKARGLNVEQITRIFEQARVARLRIIDRMEACIARPRESISVYAPRLITLNIHPEKIGKLIGPGGKTIRALQDKHGVTIDVEDDGTVMVSAPNGESIDAARAEIEALCEEIKVGTVYNGKVISVKDFGAFIELAPGTDGMCHISELAEGYVKSVTDVVKVGDIVKVKVILVDEQGRIKLSRKQAMSEQASAAGV; this is translated from the coding sequence ATGGGTCAGTATGCGTCGAAGTTGGGCGCGGTCCGCGTCGAGCGCGAGATCGGCGGTCGCACGCTCGTCCTGGAGACCGGCCGGATCGCACGGCAGGCGTCGTCGGCGGTGTTCGCCACCTACGGCGAGAGCACGGTGCTGGCGACCGTCGTCCGCGCGCCCGCACGCGAGGGGCTGGACTTCTTCCCGCTCACGGTGGACTACCGCGAGAAACTGCCCGCGGCGGGCAAGTTCCCGGGCGGATTCCGAAAGCGCGAGGGCGCGCCGAACGAGAAGGAAATCCTCACGATGCGGATGATCGACCGCCCGATCAGGCCGCTCTTCCCCGACGGGTTCGTGGACGAGATCCAGGTCCAGGTCTGGGTGATGAGCCACGACGGCGAGAACGACACCGACGTGCTCGCGGGGACGGCGGCGTCGGCCGCGCTCGCGATCTCTGACGCGCCGTTCGAAGGGCCGACGGCGACCGTTCGCGTGGCGCGCATCCACACCGACGACGGGCCGCGATTCGTCGTGAACCCCACCGTCAGCCAGATGGACTACTCCGACCTCGACCTCGTGCTCGCGGGGCACAAGGACGGCGTGAACATGATCGAGGTCGGCGCGGCGGAGATCACCGAGGCGGACATGGTCGAGGCCATCCGCTTCGGGCAGTCGCAGATCGCCGAGACGCTCGCCGCGATCGAGGAACTGGCCGCGAAAGCGGGGCGCGAGAAGCGCGTCGGCGACCTCTCGCTCCCCGACCCCGAAGTCGTTGCGAAGGTGAAGGCGGTCGCCGAGGCGCCCCTGACCGCGGCCCGGAGACTGCCCGGCAAGCAGGAACGCAACGACGCGGTCGATGCCCTGCGGGCGAGGGTGCTCGACGAGCACTTCCCCCTCAGGACCGGCGGCACGTACGAGGAGTACGCGAAGTCGGCCAGGGCGCGCGCACAGGCGGTCGAGGCCTTCCGCACGCTGGAGAAGAAGATCACCCGACGCCTCATCGTGGAGAGCGGCGTGCGGGCCGACGGACGGAAGTTCGACGAGATCCGCCCGATCGAGTGCGAGGTCGGCGTCTTCGCCCGCACGCACGGGTCCGCTCTCTTCCAGCGCGGCGAGACCCAGTCGCTCGTCTCCTGCACGCTCGGCACCGCCCGCGACGAGCAGATCGTGGACGGGCTGATCCCCGAGTACTCCAAGAAGTTCACGCTGCACTACAACTTCCCGCCCTTCTCGACGGGCGAGGCCAAGCGCATCATGGGGCCGGGGCGGCGAGAGATCGGGCACGGCGCGCTCGCGGAGCGGTCGCTCATGGCGATCCTCCCTTCGCCCGACGTGTTCCCGTACACCATCCGCGTCGTCAGCGACATCACCGAGTCGAACGGCAGCTCGTCGATGGCCTCGGTCTGCGGCGGGTGCCTCGCGCTGATGGACGCGGGCGTGCCCATCACCGCGACCTGCGCCGGCATCTCCGTCGGCCGGTTCACGGATGACTCCGGCGGGAGAGAGGTCTTCGTCACCGACATCATCGGCGAGGAGGACTTCTTCGGCGACATGGACTTCAAGGTCTCGGGCACCCGCGGCGGGATCACGGGGATTCAGCTCGACCTGAAGGCCCGCGGCCTGAACGTCGAGCAGATCACCCGCATCTTCGAGCAGGCCCGCGTCGCCCGGCTCAGGATCATCGACCGCATGGAAGCGTGCATCGCCAGGCCGCGCGAGTCGATCTCGGTCTACGCCCCTCGCCTCATCACGCTCAACATCCACCCGGAGAAGATTGGCAAGCTGATCGGGCCGGGCGGGAAGACCATCCGCGCCCTGCAGGACAAGCACGGCGTCACGATCGACGTCGAGGACGACGGCACGGTGATGGTCTCCGCGCCGAACGGCGAGTCGATCGACGCCGCCCGGGCCGAGATCGAGGCGCTCTGCGAGGAGATCAAGGTCGGCACGGTCTACAACGGCAAGGTGATCTCGGTGAAGGACTTCGGCGCGTTCATCGAACTCGCGCCGGGCACCGACGGCATGTGCCACATCTCCGAACTCGCGGAGGGCTACGTCAAGAGCGTGACCGACGTGGTGAAGGTCGGCGACATCGTCAAGGTGAAGGTGATCCTCGTGGACGAGCAGGGCAGGATCAAACTGAGCCGGAAGCAGGCGATGTCGGAGCAGGCCTCGGCCGCGGGGGTTTGA
- a CDS encoding cold shock domain-containing protein yields MTELPPQTITETEGVVKWFDPRKGFGFIIGPDGQDIFVHFSAIDGDGFRALKDGSSVVYDAQISDKGWKATRVRRSDPVVTVMPKRNYARTPRR; encoded by the coding sequence ATGACCGAGTTGCCGCCGCAGACCATCACGGAGACCGAGGGTGTCGTGAAGTGGTTCGACCCGCGCAAAGGGTTTGGTTTCATCATCGGCCCCGATGGGCAGGACATCTTCGTCCATTTCTCCGCCATCGATGGGGATGGGTTCCGCGCGTTGAAGGATGGCTCGTCGGTTGTCTACGACGCCCAGATATCGGACAAGGGCTGGAAGGCTACGAGAGTGCGCCGCTCGGACCCGGTGGTGACGGTGATGCCGAAGCGGAACTACGCCCGCACACCGAGGCGGTGA
- a CDS encoding two-component sensor histidine kinase, which yields MILVNTAIAISTEARLLPGWFAPAMIGFAVGVAFAALMARGLLRRQVRRVRAAERRARGAERLAELGAMTSGLAHEIKNPLSTIGLNVQLLREGVGEIPGESDEKGRLLRRLDSLGREVDRLRGILTDFLEYAGELRLDPAPTDLNRVVSELIDFFMPQAERHRVRLRADLAPGSLAAVVDAAHLKQALLNLMLNAVQAMAGLGDDRPRELIVRTGHEGASDGASFVIHVIDTGPGIPAETLGRIFNPYFTTRSGGTGLGLPTARRIVEAHGGRIEVHSEVGKGTDFTVVLPAQGSEEEERE from the coding sequence TTGATCCTCGTCAACACCGCCATCGCGATCTCGACCGAAGCCCGACTTCTCCCGGGGTGGTTTGCGCCAGCGATGATCGGCTTCGCCGTCGGGGTCGCCTTCGCCGCGCTGATGGCGAGGGGGCTGCTCCGACGGCAGGTCAGGCGGGTCCGGGCCGCGGAACGCAGGGCGCGGGGGGCAGAGCGACTGGCCGAACTCGGAGCGATGACGAGTGGCCTGGCGCATGAGATCAAGAACCCGCTCTCAACCATCGGCCTGAACGTGCAACTCCTCCGCGAGGGCGTCGGCGAGATTCCGGGCGAATCGGACGAGAAAGGACGGCTGCTGCGGCGACTCGACTCCCTCGGGCGCGAGGTCGATCGGCTCCGGGGCATCCTGACGGACTTTCTGGAGTACGCGGGCGAACTCCGCCTCGACCCCGCGCCAACGGACCTGAACCGGGTGGTCAGCGAACTGATCGACTTCTTCATGCCCCAAGCCGAGCGGCATCGCGTGCGGCTTCGGGCGGACCTGGCGCCGGGTTCTCTCGCTGCCGTCGTCGATGCGGCCCATCTGAAGCAGGCGCTGCTCAACCTGATGCTCAACGCCGTGCAGGCCATGGCGGGTCTGGGCGACGACCGCCCGCGTGAACTGATCGTTCGAACAGGGCACGAGGGCGCGAGTGACGGTGCATCGTTCGTCATCCACGTCATCGATACTGGCCCGGGCATCCCTGCGGAAACACTCGGTCGAATCTTCAATCCCTACTTCACCACGCGATCGGGCGGCACGGGACTCGGCCTGCCGACGGCGCGGCGGATCGTCGAAGCGCACGGCGGCCGGATCGAGGTCCACTCCGAGGTGGGCAAGGGCACGGACTTCACGGTCGTGTTGCCGGCGCAGGGCTCAGAGGAAGAGGAGCGGGAGTAG